A genomic segment from Kwoniella shandongensis chromosome 8, complete sequence encodes:
- a CDS encoding nucleoside diphosphate kinase, giving the protein MSTTEQTYIMIKPDGVQRGLVGEIIARFEKRGFKLVALKLATPTKEHLEKHYSDLSSKGFFPRLIEYMMSGPVVCMVWEGLDAVKTGRVMLGATNPLASAPGTIRGDYALQVGMNVCHGSDSVENGQKEVALWFPEGINQYKLSAQSWLYEA; this is encoded by the exons ATGTCCACTACTGAGCAGACCTACATCATGATCAA GCCCGACGGTGTCCAGCGAGGACTCGTCGGTGAGATCATCGCCCGATTCGAGAAGCGAGGTTTCAAG CTCGTCGCCCTCAAGTTGGCTACCCCCACCAAG GAGCACCTCGAGAAGCACTACTCTGACCTCTCTTCCAAGGGTTTCTTCCCTCGACTCATCGAGTACA TGATGTCCGGCCCTGTCGTCTGCATGGTCTGGGAGGGTCTTGACGCCGTCAAGACTGGTCGAGTTATGCTCGGTGCTACCAACCCCCTCGCCTCCGCCCCCGGTACTATCCGAGGCGACTACGCTCTCCAGGTtggaatg AACGTCT GCCACGGTTCCGACTCCGTTGAGAACGGTCAGAAGGAGGTCGCCCTTTGGTTCCC CGAGGGTATCAACCAGTACAAGCTCTCCGCCCAGTCTTGGCTCTACGAGGCTTAA